A genomic stretch from uncultured Pseudodesulfovibrio sp. includes:
- a CDS encoding AtpZ/AtpI family protein, with product MIDRKRDFPDEVGAKERRKIRAGPESRIGTWYGLGLFGVVGWSVTIPTLLGILLGVWIDLTWPSPRSWTIMLLVGGLGAGCLNAWLWLNRQRKKIIKERECEYGDDH from the coding sequence ATGATCGATAGGAAGAGGGACTTTCCCGACGAGGTCGGGGCCAAGGAACGTCGGAAAATCAGGGCAGGACCTGAATCCCGGATCGGAACATGGTATGGACTGGGCTTGTTCGGTGTCGTGGGCTGGTCCGTGACCATTCCTACCTTGCTCGGAATCCTGCTCGGGGTCTGGATCGATCTGACGTGGCCCTCGCCTCGGTCGTGGACCATCATGCTGCTGGTGGGCGGACTCGGGGCCGGATGTCTCAACGCCTGGCTCTGGCTGAACAGGCAACGGAAAAAGATCATCAAGGAGCGTGAATGTGAATACGGTGATGATCATTAG
- a CDS encoding ATP synthase subunit I, with the protein MNTVMIISAGFAWGGLLSLLHFGGLWLCLTLMPKVLRPHLWFYGWLLVRYAVTLTGMWLAIGQGPPVVMAACFGFYVMRMLLVPRFANRGR; encoded by the coding sequence GTGAATACGGTGATGATCATTAGCGCAGGCTTCGCGTGGGGCGGGCTGCTTTCCCTGCTGCATTTCGGCGGACTCTGGCTTTGCCTGACGCTCATGCCGAAGGTGCTCAGGCCGCATCTCTGGTTCTACGGCTGGCTGCTGGTACGGTACGCCGTGACACTGACTGGCATGTGGCTGGCAATTGGGCAGGGACCGCCTGTTGTCATGGCGGCCTGCTTCGGATTTTATGTCATGCGCATGCTGCTGGTCCCCCGTTTTGCCAATAGGGGGAGATGA